Within the Acidimicrobiia bacterium genome, the region CCGGGTTCGACGGTCACTTGGGTGCCGTGGCAGTAGGTGTAGCTGTGGTTGTCGAGACCGGCGATGGTGATTCCCCAGCCGCACCGACAGGTTGGGCATGGCTCGTAGACGTTGCTGATGGTGCCGGGGTGGGCGGCGTAGACGGGGGTGCCTTCGGGTACGCCGAGGTCAGAGGCGGGGTAGTCGTGGTGATTCCGGCGGATCTCGTCGACGGTCACTGCGCTGACCGGCAGCGGGAAGGCGTACAGCTCGTCGGCGGTGACCGCGCCTTGGGTGAACTGAAAGGCTCGGTAGTAGTCGATCCACCTGGTGACGGTGGTGACGTACTCGGCGGAGTTGTTGTAGCGGCGGAGCGCTCGGGCGAGGTCGGTGGGGTTGGTGTAGTCGCCGGCGCTGGCGATGCAGAGGTGGGCGACGGTGCCGAGGGCGGCGTCGAACACGTTCTGCGGGTCGGCCGTGCCGTCGTTGTTGCCGTCCCGTCCGAAGGCACGCCACGATCCGGGGAGAAATTGTGCAGGCCCAACCGCACGGTCCCAGGTCGGGTCGCCGTCGAGGAGACCACCGTCTGAGTCGGGAATGACGGCAGTGCCTGGCTGTGAGCCGTCGAGGGTGACCCCATAGAGGGGCGGGGTCACCTGTCCGTCTGAGCCGACTGTCCGTCCACCGGTCGTCGCGTGATTGGACTCGACCTTCCAGATGCCGGCGATGACCGGCCAATCGACAACACAGCCGGAGGCGATGCTCGGCGCGTTGGTTTCGGCGGCAACGTAGGTGGAGAACACCACCGGCGGGATGCCGAGCGCTCCGCTGGCGGCGGCCGCCGGGCTGCCGACCACCATCGCCGCCACCCCGAGCACCATCACGAGGAGGAGGACGAGGCCCATGGGTGCGGTGACGAGCCCGAGGGTGATGACGATCCGCCACAGCAGCGATCCGTTGTTGTGTTCGGCGAGTTTGTCGGCGAGCTTTCGCTTGGCGAGATGGGTGGCGGCGCGGGCGACGAGTTGCCAGCTCACGCCGAGGTCCTCCGCTGAGCCTGCTGCCAGGCAACCGCCGCCAGGGCGGGCGCCGGTTGGTGTTTCTTGCGGGGCAAGGCTGGGATGTCGGTCGTGGTTTCGCGGATGGTGTGGGTGACGCCGAGCCCGGTGAGCCCTCCAGCCTGGTAGGGGCGGACCCAGGTGGCGCCGTGGGATCCGCCGATCCGGTTGCTTTCGAGTCGTTGGAGGGTGGAGTCGGCGAACCGTTGGGAGATGTCGAGGAGTTGGCGACGGCCGACCGCCATGACGGCCATGAAGAAGATCACCAGCAGGAACCGGGTCCACATGCCGCCAGATACGCCGAGAAGTCCGTTGAGACCGGTTACCAACAGGGCGAGGAAGACACCCATCACGATCACGAGCGCAACCACCCGCACGAGCGCGGCCACCCAATGCCACAGAAGGGCACGGCCGGCGCCGGGGAACAGCCCGGCGTAGAGGGCGATGGGCAGGAGAGCGATAAGGAACAGGGCCAGGCCCTTGGCCACTACCAGCGTGAAGGCGGTGACCATGAACAGCGCCAGCGCTGCGGCGGCGACCACCAGATACAGCAGAGCTCCGACCAGGCGCCCGACCGTGGCGTCGGCGTTGAAACTCGCTTGAGCATCGCATCCGGCGGCTTCCATCAGCTGTCGGGGGGTGTCATCGAACCCGTGCGGCCCTGAGATCAGTGCCTGGTTGCGGGCGTCCGCGCATGGACCCGCCGGGAGCGGTTGTCCCCAGTTGATGGTGTCGTAGGGGTCGCGAACGAACCCGGCCATCAACCCCCCGCTCACCCGATCGGATACATTTGCGCCTCGGTCGGTGCCGGCGGCGAGCGAGACGATCTCGGCTGAGATCCCCCCGGCGGTTTGCATCGCCCCGGTTACCGCGCCACCGAAGCCTGGTCCGGTAGTGACGTGGACGAGCACGGCGAACACGATGAGGGTGAGGGCGAACTCCCCGGCCCCCGCACCGACCTTGCCTCGCAGGAATTGCCAGCCCATGTAGAGGGCGGACACGACCAGTCCGAGGTGTGACAGTCGCATCGGTCCCAGCACTCGATCGTCCAACAGGTCGGCGACGGCGGTGGCTGCGTCCGTGAGCGCTCCTTCGATGATGAACCCGGTGGCGGCCTGGAGCAGCCAGATCGCCAGGGCGACAAGCATTTTGGCGATCGAGAAGACCAGATCGGTGGCGGTGCCGAGCGTGACGCAGCCGATGTCGCCGATGAGCCCGTCGTTGGCGCAGCCGATGTCGTAGCGGCCGATTCTGACGATTCCTTGGCTGTTGTCAGTTGGGTAGTCGGTGGGCGGATACAGCTCCTCACCCAGCTCGACGCCGGGGGAGGGCTCTTCGGTCTGGGCGTGGGCGGGGGGCGCCCAGGCCGCGGTGATGACGAGGGCGGCTAGTGCCAGTACGGCGATCCACCCCCAACCGTCCAATGCCAGCGATTGGCGACTGTGCTCCACCGTGTCTTGGTGGTGGCTCACGGCGCTGTCCCGTCGGCGGTGAGCTTCGAATCGTCTGGCTGGTGGTCGAGGGAGGGCCATGGTCCGACCGCCACCCGGCTGGCGCCGGGGGTGGTAGAGAAGGCGCTGACAATGTCGGGGTCGTCGGGTGCAGCGATGCGGACCAGCCCAAGACGTCCTGAGGGGTCCCGCATGAGACACTCGCCGGTCCCGAGCGATGTGATCGTCTCGACGTTGTCGTCACGCCCATCGGAGCCGAGGAAGCGGAGCGCGTCATCAGCGGTTCCGGGGGACTGGCGGAACACGATCCGGTAGCCCAACAGGGTGTCGACGTCTTCGGTGCCGCTTTCGGCGGTGAGGTCGCCGGGGAGTTGGCTGAATGCCCACACCGCTGCGAAGTGCTTGCGGCCGTCGCGGATCAGGTCCATCACGAGGGCGTGACCCTGAGCGCTCGCAGTCAGGGCGTGCGCCTCGTCCAGCAGCAGGGCGGCGAACCGGTCAGAGTGGCGGAAAAGCACCCGGCGGGAAAAGGCGGCGACCAGGTAGAGGATTGCCTGGCCGAGGAGTTCCTCGGGGAGCTGATCGTCCCGGGACACGTTGCGGCGGGGGAGGCGGAGGCCGGGGATGTGGAAGCACACGTAGTCGCCGTTGAGGTTGACGGCGGGTCCCGGGTCTCCGAACACCAACCGGCCGTAGGAGATCTCTGCGAGCGCCCGCAGCTTGTCGGCCACCTCACGACCCGGTCCGTCGGACGCTTCGAGGTCGTCGACTACATCTCGCAGCCTGGGGAGTTGACCGGTCTGCGCGGCCCGTTCGAGAGTGTGGTGGGCGGCCCGGTAGCAGAGAGTTCCGGCGACAGATCCCGGTGGAGTCGCGGTGAGGAGGGTGATGAACCCGACCCCGTAGCGGAGGCGTAGTTCGTCGTTGTCGAACACTGCGAACGGGTCGAGACCCACGGTGGCATCGGCGGAGATCTCCACCACCTGGGCGCTGCCTCCCACCATGTCGGCGACCCGACCGTATTCACCCTGCTCGGTGCGGTCGATGGCGACCACTTGGCCGCCCATCGCCACAGTGTTGCGGGCGAGGGTCTTGGCCAGGAAGCTCTTGCCTGCGCCGAGTTCGCCGATGGCGGCGAGCGATCCCGACCGGTTGAGGTCACGAGGCCCGTGAGCGGGATCCAGGAAGACGGGACGGGGCACAAGCCCGTCGAGGGAGTACCCGAGAAGCATCCCGCCGGGGTCGCCGACACCCGATCCGGCGAACGGCATCGCCGAGGCCAGACCGTCAGGCAGTAGGTCCTGGCCGTACTCGCGAACCACCGGCAGTACCGGCCCTCCGGGGAGCATCGAGGTGAAACATGCCAGCTGAGCGCCGGTGGGCCGGTAGAAGTTGAACTCGGCGGCCCGAAACGCCGACTCCAAGATCGCGATCCGGTGTTCGAGTTCGGCGAGGTCTCGGTGGGCGACGGCCACGGTGGTCGTCGCCCGCAACGCTGGGAGCGCCGGATTGGACTCGAGGCGAGCCCGATGCTCGTCGACCGCGTCGGTGGCGGCGGCCAGGGTGGTGGCCGGGCCGGCCGGGTCACCGCCCGGTTCGGCGAGCTGGCCGACCAGGTTCCGCTTTGCTCGTAGCGCCCGGCGGCGGGCGGCCTGGTTGTCGACCCGTTCGATCCGTATCGCCCAGTCCACCGGGTAGGGGAGTTGATCGTCCAGATGCCACAGCCACTCCCCGGACCCATACGGGAAGGTCCACGCCGCTGGGGTTTCGCCCAGGCACGAGAACGCCTGATGGCCGATCCCGTGGTCGGGGTCTTCGACGGTGAGGTACCGCCAATGCGACGGACGATTCGGATCGGTGCGGCGGCCACCCTCGAAGTAGACGGCGTCACGATCCAGTCGAACTACCGACGGACGATCAGCGCTGTTGTCATTCGGGAGGGGCAGGTCGAGGAGCCCTCGGAGCACGGCTCGCTCATACAGCCAGCGCACCTGGCCGGCGTCGAGGGGTCGGAGACGGAGATGCTGTGACAGCTGGTCTGCCAGCGAACTCGCCTGTCCCATCGCCACAGCAACTCGACGCTGCCCCACAACCGATGGAGGTGTCCCGAAGGCAAATCCCAGCTCCGAGGCCGCCGCCCGGAGCCGGTCCACCATGCGGCGCCCGCTGCTCGTGTCAGGGAGTTGGACGGCGAGGAACCAGCGGCGCTCAGACATCGACTCCGAAGCCAGCCGATTCGCCGCGCGTCGCGCAGTACCCGCCCAGCCAGGCGATCGCCCGTGGTCCTCGCCACGGATCCGCTGCTCGAGTTCGTCCCGTGAGAGCCTGCGGGCGATCGACAGGATCAGCGAATGAGTCGGGAGGCCGAGGAGGGCGGAGGTGGTGCGGGCATGCACCTCCCGGGCATCACGAACCGACCGATGCGGATAGGGGAATGGTTGCACCTCGAAGCACGCCCACACGGCACCGTGTGCACCCCACACGAGATGACCGGTGATGCCGCGCACGGGCAGCGGATTACCCATCCGCCCGCCTCCTCAGACTCATCGGGGCCGACACGATCACTATGCCGATGTGGTTGCCTCGGGTCGGCCGTGGTTGCGTGACGGGTGTGCCGTTGCGGACTCCGTGTCTGCATCCAGGCGACAGGATCACGTTGGCGAGACCAGCGGCGACCAGGAAGGGGGAGCGGCCTTCGATTCGCCAATGCCTGACCGCCCACCCCGACCCCGCTATCAGCAGCGTGAAGAAGGCCAGGTTTCCGACCGCTCCCATGTGCGCCCACACCGGTCGTGTCGCCAACAGCAGCCCGCTCATCCCTGCGACCGCCCCCAGTTGAGAGGCCGAAAGGGCCCACGGGAGTCGCCATCCGGCAACGTGTCCGATGATCACCGGGTGACGGAGGGCCTGTGTGTACGAGTGGTAGACGTCGACG harbors:
- a CDS encoding peptidoglycan DD-metalloendopeptidase family protein; its protein translation is MSWQLVARAATHLAKRKLADKLAEHNNGSLLWRIVITLGLVTAPMGLVLLLVMVLGVAAMVVGSPAAAASGALGIPPVVFSTYVAAETNAPSIASGCVVDWPVIAGIWKVESNHATTGGRTVGSDGQVTPPLYGVTLDGSQPGTAVIPDSDGGLLDGDPTWDRAVGPAQFLPGSWRAFGRDGNNDGTADPQNVFDAALGTVAHLCIASAGDYTNPTDLARALRRYNNSAEYVTTVTRWIDYYRAFQFTQGAVTADELYAFPLPVSAVTVDEIRRNHHDYPASDLGVPEGTPVYAAHPGTISNVYEPCPTCRCGWGITIAGLDNHSYTYCHGTQVTVEPGTEVTAGHLIMTSGNTGNSSGPHLHFQIRNPDGALLCPQGPLEAWWNGIGLSPASAPTSGCTH
- a CDS encoding ATP-binding protein, coding for MGNPLPVRGITGHLVWGAHGAVWACFEVQPFPYPHRSVRDAREVHARTTSALLGLPTHSLILSIARRLSRDELEQRIRGEDHGRSPGWAGTARRAANRLASESMSERRWFLAVQLPDTSSGRRMVDRLRAAASELGFAFGTPPSVVGQRRVAVAMGQASSLADQLSQHLRLRPLDAGQVRWLYERAVLRGLLDLPLPNDNSADRPSVVRLDRDAVYFEGGRRTDPNRPSHWRYLTVEDPDHGIGHQAFSCLGETPAAWTFPYGSGEWLWHLDDQLPYPVDWAIRIERVDNQAARRRALRAKRNLVGQLAEPGGDPAGPATTLAAATDAVDEHRARLESNPALPALRATTTVAVAHRDLAELEHRIAILESAFRAAEFNFYRPTGAQLACFTSMLPGGPVLPVVREYGQDLLPDGLASAMPFAGSGVGDPGGMLLGYSLDGLVPRPVFLDPAHGPRDLNRSGSLAAIGELGAGKSFLAKTLARNTVAMGGQVVAIDRTEQGEYGRVADMVGGSAQVVEISADATVGLDPFAVFDNDELRLRYGVGFITLLTATPPGSVAGTLCYRAAHHTLERAAQTGQLPRLRDVVDDLEASDGPGREVADKLRALAEISYGRLVFGDPGPAVNLNGDYVCFHIPGLRLPRRNVSRDDQLPEELLGQAILYLVAAFSRRVLFRHSDRFAALLLDEAHALTASAQGHALVMDLIRDGRKHFAAVWAFSQLPGDLTAESGTEDVDTLLGYRIVFRQSPGTADDALRFLGSDGRDDNVETITSLGTGECLMRDPSGRLGLVRIAAPDDPDIVSAFSTTPGASRVAVGPWPSLDHQPDDSKLTADGTAP